A section of the Streptococcus oriscaviae genome encodes:
- the leuS gene encoding leucine--tRNA ligase yields the protein MSFYNHKEIEPKWQQYWADNHTFKTGTDATKPKFYALDMFPYPSGAGLHVGHPEGYTATDILSRYKRAKGYNVLHPMGWDAFGLPAEQYAMDTGNDPADFTAQNIATFKRQINALGFSYDWDREINTTDPNYYKWTQWIFTKLYEKGLAYEAEVPVNWVEELGTAIANEEVLPDGTSERGGYPVVRKPMRQWMLKITAYAERLLNDLEEVDWPESIKDMQRNWIGKSTGANVTFKIKNTDKDFTVFTTRPDTLFGATYAVLAPEHNLVDSITSPEQAEAVADYKRQASLKSDLARTDLAKEKTGVWTGAYAINPVNGKEIPIWIADYVLASYGTGAIMAVPAHDERDWEFAKQFDLEILPVLEGGNVAEAAFTEDGPHINSGFLDGLNKEEAIAKMVSWLEEKGLGEEKISYRLRDWLFSRQRYWGEPIPIIHWEDGTSTAVPEKDLPLVLPKTADIKPSGTGESPLANLTDWLEVVREDGVKGRRETNTMPQWAGSSWYYLRYIDPHNDEKLADEDLLKQWLPVDIYVGGAEHAVLHLLYARFWHKFLYDIGVVPTKEPFQKLFNQGMILGTSYRDGRGALVATDKVEKRDGSFFHIETGEELEQAPAKMSKSLKNVVNPDDVIDQYGADTLRVYEMFMGPLDASIAWSEEGLEGSRKFLDRVYRLLTKKELVAENNGHLDKVYHETVKTVSEHIEGLKFNTAIAQLMIFVNAANKEDQLYVEYAKGFIQLLAPFAPHLGEELWQLVTGNQESISHVAWPSYDESKLVENEVEIVVQIKGKVKAKLMVPKDASREELESIALANEKIQAEVAGKEIVKVISVPNKLVNIVVK from the coding sequence ATGAGCTTCTACAATCACAAGGAAATCGAGCCCAAATGGCAACAATATTGGGCGGACAATCATACTTTTAAAACAGGAACAGACGCCACCAAACCTAAGTTCTATGCCCTAGATATGTTCCCTTATCCATCTGGTGCGGGTCTGCACGTAGGCCATCCAGAGGGCTACACTGCGACCGACATCCTCAGCCGTTACAAGCGTGCGAAAGGATACAATGTCCTTCACCCCATGGGTTGGGATGCCTTTGGTCTGCCAGCGGAGCAGTACGCCATGGATACAGGTAATGACCCAGCAGACTTTACAGCCCAAAATATCGCCACTTTCAAGCGTCAGATTAACGCCCTTGGCTTTTCTTACGACTGGGACCGTGAAATCAATACAACAGACCCCAACTACTACAAGTGGACCCAGTGGATTTTCACCAAGCTCTATGAAAAAGGCCTAGCCTACGAGGCAGAAGTGCCTGTCAACTGGGTGGAGGAACTGGGAACAGCCATTGCCAATGAAGAGGTTCTTCCTGACGGAACCTCAGAGCGTGGTGGCTATCCCGTTGTCCGCAAGCCCATGCGCCAATGGATGCTGAAAATCACAGCCTATGCCGAGCGCCTGCTCAATGACCTGGAAGAGGTTGATTGGCCAGAGTCAATCAAGGATATGCAGCGCAACTGGATTGGCAAGTCAACCGGTGCCAATGTTACGTTTAAAATCAAGAATACAGACAAGGACTTCACGGTCTTTACCACCCGTCCGGATACCCTTTTTGGGGCGACCTACGCCGTCCTTGCCCCTGAGCACAACTTGGTTGACAGCATTACTTCGCCTGAGCAGGCAGAAGCTGTAGCAGACTACAAGCGCCAAGCCTCTCTCAAATCAGACCTGGCCCGCACCGACCTGGCCAAGGAAAAAACGGGAGTCTGGACAGGTGCCTATGCCATCAACCCTGTCAATGGCAAAGAAATTCCAATCTGGATTGCCGACTATGTCCTAGCCAGCTACGGAACAGGTGCCATCATGGCCGTTCCGGCTCACGACGAGCGGGACTGGGAATTTGCCAAACAGTTTGACCTGGAGATTCTTCCTGTTCTGGAGGGTGGCAATGTAGCAGAAGCAGCCTTCACAGAAGACGGTCCCCATATCAACTCCGGCTTCCTAGATGGCCTCAACAAGGAAGAAGCCATTGCCAAGATGGTGAGCTGGCTAGAAGAAAAAGGCTTGGGTGAGGAGAAAATTTCCTACCGCCTCCGCGACTGGCTCTTCAGCCGCCAGCGGTACTGGGGAGAGCCCATTCCAATCATCCATTGGGAAGATGGAACATCCACAGCTGTACCAGAAAAAGACCTGCCTCTTGTCTTGCCAAAAACCGCTGACATCAAGCCTTCCGGCACGGGTGAATCACCGCTGGCCAATCTGACAGACTGGTTGGAAGTGGTACGCGAAGATGGGGTCAAGGGTCGCCGGGAAACCAACACCATGCCACAATGGGCAGGGTCAAGCTGGTACTACCTGCGCTACATCGACCCCCACAATGACGAGAAATTGGCTGACGAAGACCTGCTCAAACAATGGCTGCCAGTTGACATCTATGTCGGCGGTGCCGAACATGCCGTTCTTCACCTCCTCTACGCCCGCTTCTGGCACAAATTCCTCTATGACATCGGTGTCGTTCCAACCAAGGAACCCTTCCAAAAACTCTTTAACCAAGGGATGATTTTGGGAACCAGCTACCGCGATGGCCGTGGGGCTCTGGTTGCGACCGATAAGGTGGAAAAACGGGACGGTTCCTTCTTCCATATCGAAACGGGGGAAGAACTGGAACAAGCGCCAGCCAAGATGTCTAAATCCCTGAAAAACGTGGTCAACCCAGATGATGTCATTGACCAGTACGGGGCGGACACCCTGCGGGTTTATGAAATGTTTATGGGGCCGCTGGATGCCTCTATCGCCTGGTCTGAGGAAGGTCTGGAAGGTTCGCGTAAATTCCTAGACCGGGTTTACCGCCTCTTGACCAAGAAGGAGCTGGTGGCAGAAAATAATGGGCACCTGGACAAGGTCTACCATGAAACCGTGAAAACAGTGAGCGAGCACATCGAAGGGCTCAAGTTCAATACCGCTATCGCCCAGCTCATGATTTTTGTCAACGCAGCCAACAAGGAAGACCAGCTCTATGTCGAGTATGCCAAGGGCTTCATCCAGTTGCTGGCACCATTTGCCCCACACTTGGGGGAGGAACTCTGGCAGCTGGTAACAGGTAATCAAGAGTCCATCTCTCATGTGGCTTGGCCAAGTTATGACGAGAGCAAGCTGGTAGAGAACGAAGTGGAAATCGTTGTCCAAATCAAGGGCAAGGTCAAAGCCAAACTCATGGTGCCAAAGGATGCCAGCCGTGAAGAACTGGAAAGCATCGCCCTCGCAAATGAAAAAATCCAGGCAGAAGTAGCCGGTAAAGAAATCGTCAAGGTGATTAGTGTACCAAATAAATTGGTTAATATTGTTGTCAAATAA
- a CDS encoding DNA methyltransferase: MNKFIHADCMDVMREYPDNYFDLAIADPPYFSGPEKRKFYGRKISPIGVQRLYGQTSEWDVPGKDYFDELIRVSKNQIIWGVNYYQYDFGPGRIVWDKINGESSFSDCEIAYCSLHDSVRLFRYMWNGMMQGKSIAEGHIQQGNKRLNEKRIHPTQKPVNLYLWLIQKYAKEGDKILDTHVGSASSLIAFEEYGLEYVGCEKDGQIYQSALARLDEYKSQIKLF; encoded by the coding sequence ATGAATAAATTTATTCACGCAGATTGCATGGATGTCATGCGTGAGTACCCTGATAATTACTTTGACCTTGCGATTGCGGACCCACCGTACTTCAGCGGACCCGAAAAGCGGAAGTTCTATGGACGGAAAATCAGCCCAATTGGCGTCCAACGTTTGTATGGACAGACGAGCGAATGGGATGTACCTGGCAAGGATTACTTTGATGAACTGATCAGAGTTTCAAAGAATCAGATTATCTGGGGTGTAAATTATTACCAGTATGATTTTGGTCCAGGTCGTATTGTCTGGGACAAAATCAATGGGGAATCAAGTTTTTCAGACTGCGAGATTGCTTACTGCAGTTTGCATGATAGCGTGCGATTGTTTCGCTATATGTGGAATGGGATGATGCAAGGAAAATCCATTGCAGAAGGTCATATCCAACAAGGAAACAAGCGATTGAATGAGAAAAGGATACACCCTACGCAGAAACCTGTGAATTTGTATCTTTGGCTTATTCAAAAATATGCCAAAGAGGGTGACAAAATTTTAGATACTCATGTTGGGTCAGCTAGTAGCTTAATTGCATTTGAAGAGTATGGGCTGGAATATGTCGGCTGTGAGAAAGACGGACAGATTTATCAGTCAGCTCTGGCCAGACTTGATGAATACAAATCACAGATAAAGTTATTTTAG
- a CDS encoding DNA cytosine methyltransferase, protein MKFLDLFAGIGGFRLGMEGAGHECVGFCEIDPFARKSYKAIHDTEGEFEFHDITAVTDDIVRGIGRVDAICGGFPCQAFSIAGKRRGFEDTRGTLFFEIARFASILRPKYLFLENVTGLLSHDDGNTFETILCTLEELGYDAEWQVFNSKNFGVPQNRERVFIIGHLRGAGGRAIFPFGGNESEASSVNTKRVGNVNPSGHGMNGEVYSTEGLSPTITTNKGEGIKIVGVLQPNFNQSGCVYDPNGICPTIRTMQGGGLEPKIIQRGHGFNAGGEHDLAPTLTRNSWQENNHLSDGFRIRKLTPRECWRLQGFPDWAFDKAQAVNSNSQLYKQAGNSVTVNVIEAIARRI, encoded by the coding sequence ATGAAATTCCTAGACCTATTTGCTGGTATCGGTGGTTTCCGTCTTGGTATGGAAGGTGCGGGCCATGAATGTGTCGGTTTCTGTGAGATTGATCCATTTGCCAGAAAGAGCTATAAAGCAATTCACGATACGGAAGGAGAGTTTGAATTTCATGACATTACAGCAGTCACAGATGACATTGTTCGAGGAATCGGACGTGTGGATGCTATCTGTGGAGGATTTCCGTGCCAGGCTTTCAGCATTGCTGGAAAGCGGCGAGGATTTGAGGATACTAGAGGGACTTTGTTCTTTGAGATTGCTCGGTTCGCCTCTATTCTCAGACCTAAGTATCTATTCCTTGAGAACGTCACAGGACTCCTCAGCCACGACGACGGAAATACATTCGAGACCATCCTCTGCACGTTGGAGGAACTGGGGTATGATGCGGAATGGCAGGTGTTCAACAGCAAGAATTTTGGAGTCCCCCAGAACCGTGAGCGGGTGTTCATTATCGGACATCTTAGAGGAGCAGGTGGACGAGCGATTTTTCCTTTCGGAGGAAATGAGTCGGAAGCTAGCTCTGTCAACACCAAAAGAGTAGGAAATGTCAATCCATCTGGCCATGGTATGAATGGGGAGGTTTATTCTACAGAAGGGCTCTCTCCAACTATTACTACGAATAAAGGCGAGGGTATCAAAATAGTTGGTGTTCTGCAGCCTAATTTTAATCAGAGCGGTTGCGTATATGATCCGAATGGAATTTGCCCAACAATCCGAACCATGCAGGGTGGAGGCTTGGAGCCTAAAATCATTCAGCGTGGCCACGGTTTCAACGCTGGTGGTGAACATGATTTGGCACCGACATTGACTAGGAATAGTTGGCAGGAGAATAATCATCTGTCGGATGGTTTCAGAATCCGCAAGCTGACACCTCGGGAGTGTTGGAGGTTGCAGGGATTTCCAGACTGGGCTTTTGATAAGGCCCAGGCAGTAAATAGTAATAGCCAGCTGTACAAGCAGGCTGGCAACTCGGTCACGGTAAATGTGATTGAGGCGATAGCAAGACGAATATAA
- the malQ gene encoding 4-alpha-glucanotransferase — translation MKERQSGVLMHISSLPGKYGIGSLGREAYEFVDFLVRTKQRYWQILPLGTTSYGDSPYQSFSAFAGNTHFIDIDFLIENGWLSPSDLEGVDFGSNPEEVDYAKIFHGRRPVLEKAVATLKSHGLPEEYWAFLRENDFWIHTFAEYMAIKEHFDLKAWTEWEDDAIRLRQAHALEHYRQLLAEQMDYHRITQYLFFSQWKALKTYANEKGIEFVGDMPIYIAADSSDMWANPHFFKTDEEGRPSVVAGCPPDAFSEIGQLWGNPIYDWDTMKADGFTWWIARLRESFKMYDMVRIDHFIGFASFWEIPAREETAVNGYRVEAPGFELFAAIRQELGDLNIIAEDLGTVTDKVIQLRETTGFPGMKVLQFAFDPKGDSIELPHNHRNNVVAYTGTHDNDTIRGWYEKELDDASKEYLDRYTNRRPDESINHTMLRTLFGSVAFMAVVTMQDLLDLDGTARMNLPNTLGGNWVWRMTADQLTPAIEENLLDLTTTYRRQNKRLSQLETVD, via the coding sequence ATGAAAGAACGTCAAAGTGGGGTACTGATGCATATTTCGTCCTTGCCGGGCAAGTATGGCATTGGTTCGCTCGGTCGAGAGGCCTACGAATTCGTTGATTTTCTCGTCCGCACCAAGCAACGCTACTGGCAAATCCTGCCCCTAGGAACCACCAGTTACGGGGATTCTCCCTATCAGTCCTTCTCTGCCTTTGCAGGCAACACGCACTTTATTGATATTGATTTCTTAATTGAAAACGGCTGGCTCAGTCCCAGTGATTTGGAAGGGGTTGACTTTGGCAGCAATCCTGAAGAAGTCGATTACGCTAAAATCTTCCACGGTCGCCGACCTGTACTTGAAAAGGCGGTAGCGACTCTCAAATCTCACGGTTTGCCAGAAGAATATTGGGCGTTTTTGAGAGAAAATGACTTCTGGATCCACACTTTTGCAGAATACATGGCTATCAAGGAACATTTTGACCTCAAGGCTTGGACAGAATGGGAAGACGATGCCATCCGTCTGCGACAGGCTCATGCCCTAGAACACTACCGTCAGCTCCTAGCAGAGCAAATGGATTACCACCGCATCACTCAGTATCTTTTCTTTAGCCAATGGAAGGCTCTTAAAACCTATGCCAATGAGAAGGGGATTGAGTTTGTCGGTGATATGCCTATCTATATCGCAGCAGACTCGTCTGATATGTGGGCAAACCCACACTTCTTTAAAACGGACGAAGAGGGCCGTCCAAGTGTTGTAGCAGGGTGTCCGCCGGATGCATTTTCTGAAATTGGACAGCTCTGGGGTAATCCAATTTATGACTGGGATACCATGAAGGCAGATGGGTTTACCTGGTGGATTGCGCGGTTGAGGGAAAGCTTTAAGATGTATGATATGGTGCGCATTGACCACTTTATCGGCTTTGCCTCCTTCTGGGAAATCCCTGCCCGAGAAGAAACAGCTGTTAATGGCTATCGAGTAGAAGCGCCTGGTTTTGAGCTGTTTGCAGCCATTCGTCAGGAATTGGGAGATCTGAACATTATTGCAGAAGACTTAGGAACTGTGACAGATAAGGTTATCCAACTCAGAGAAACAACAGGTTTCCCAGGAATGAAGGTGTTGCAATTTGCTTTTGATCCAAAGGGAGATAGCATCGAGTTGCCACACAACCACCGCAATAATGTGGTTGCCTATACAGGTACCCATGATAACGACACCATTCGTGGCTGGTATGAAAAAGAGCTGGATGACGCCTCCAAGGAATACTTGGATCGTTACACCAACCGCAGACCGGATGAGTCTATCAACCACACCATGTTGCGAACCTTATTCGGCTCAGTTGCCTTTATGGCTGTTGTCACCATGCAGGATTTGTTAGACTTGGACGGCACAGCCCGGATGAACCTGCCAAACACTTTAGGCGGCAACTGGGTATGGCGGATGACGGCAGACCAGTTAACCCCAGCTATTGAAGAAAACTTGTTAGACTTGACGACTACCTATCGCCGTCAAAACAAGCGCCTAAGCCAATTAGAAACAGTTGACTAA
- a CDS encoding sugar ABC transporter permease, translating into MTKQQNPGKALLLSLIPGLGQIYNKQKAKGFIFLGVSIAFLAYFLTIAAAELSNLITLGSVRGQDNSLFMLIRGSLHLIILVVYLAFYALNLKDAYQTAKRWNAGMPVATTFQEMLKNIYSNGFPYLLIIPSYIAMTFAIIFPVVVTLFIAFTNYDFQHLPPGALLDWVGGTNFANIWQLSTFRSAFGSVLSWTIIWALCASTAQIVIGILTAIIANQPFIKGKRIFGVIFLLPWAVPAFVTILTFSNMFNDSVGAINTQVLPFLSKFLPFIDNFLIPWKTDPFWTKVALIMMQAWLGFPYIYVLTLGILQSIPNDLYEAAYIDGASAIQKFRNITLPMILAVAAPTLISQYTFNFNNFSIIYLFNNGGPGSVGGGAGSTDILISWIYKLTTGTAPQYSMAAAVTLIISMIVISISMIAFKKLNAFEMEDV; encoded by the coding sequence ATGACTAAACAGCAAAATCCAGGTAAGGCACTCCTCTTGTCCCTTATCCCAGGTCTTGGACAGATCTATAACAAGCAAAAAGCCAAAGGATTTATCTTTTTAGGAGTTTCCATCGCCTTTCTCGCTTATTTCCTTACAATCGCAGCTGCTGAGTTGAGCAACTTGATTACCCTCGGTAGCGTCCGCGGGCAAGACAACTCCCTCTTCATGTTGATTCGCGGGTCACTCCACTTGATCATCCTTGTGGTCTATTTGGCTTTTTATGCCCTGAACCTAAAAGATGCCTATCAAACGGCCAAGCGTTGGAATGCGGGAATGCCTGTTGCAACTACCTTCCAAGAAATGCTGAAAAATATTTACAGCAACGGCTTCCCTTATTTATTGATTATCCCTTCTTATATTGCAATGACCTTTGCTATTATCTTCCCGGTCGTTGTAACCCTCTTTATCGCCTTCACCAACTACGATTTCCAACATTTGCCACCAGGCGCACTGTTGGACTGGGTAGGCGGTACCAACTTCGCTAACATCTGGCAATTGAGTACCTTCCGTTCTGCATTTGGCTCTGTCCTTTCTTGGACAATCATTTGGGCTCTCTGCGCTTCTACGGCTCAGATTGTTATCGGTATCCTGACCGCTATCATCGCAAACCAGCCATTCATTAAAGGAAAACGTATCTTCGGTGTTATCTTCCTTCTTCCTTGGGCTGTTCCTGCTTTCGTGACCATCTTGACGTTCAGCAATATGTTCAACGATAGTGTCGGTGCAATCAATACACAGGTCTTGCCTTTCTTGAGCAAATTCTTGCCATTTATCGATAACTTCTTGATTCCTTGGAAGACTGACCCATTCTGGACCAAAGTAGCCCTTATCATGATGCAGGCTTGGCTTGGATTCCCTTATATCTATGTCTTAACCTTGGGTATCTTGCAGTCTATTCCAAACGATCTCTACGAAGCTGCCTATATCGATGGCGCAAGTGCTATCCAGAAATTCCGCAACATCACTCTGCCAATGATTCTGGCCGTTGCAGCACCAACTCTGATTAGTCAGTACACCTTCAACTTTAACAACTTCTCTATCATCTACCTCTTTAACAACGGTGGCCCTGGTAGTGTCGGAGGTGGAGCTGGTTCAACAGATATTCTTATCTCATGGATTTACAAGCTAACAACTGGTACAGCACCTCAATACTCAATGGCCGCAGCCGTAACCTTGATTATTTCCATGATTGTCATCAGCATTTCGATGATTGCCTTTAAGAAACTAAATGCCTTTGAAATGGAGGATGTGTAA
- a CDS encoding CHAP domain-containing protein → MILKRTLTLGSATLLGLLAFAGQEVSANTASAGISDAVALEWASAVVEEVVDLSNNQISEVAVEYTANTYPWGQCTWGAKEAAPWVMNYWGNAGDWAVSAAVAGFEVGTVPKVGAVIVWTDGGYGHVGYVTEVREDGAIQIVESNYAGTTYPANVRGWFNPTTTGEGMVSYIYPLA, encoded by the coding sequence ATGATATTAAAACGAACACTTACTCTCGGCAGTGCAACTCTTTTGGGCTTGCTAGCCTTTGCTGGTCAAGAGGTTTCTGCGAATACCGCTTCCGCAGGGATTTCAGATGCGGTGGCTTTGGAATGGGCAAGTGCAGTAGTGGAGGAAGTTGTGGACTTGTCCAACAACCAAATTTCTGAAGTTGCAGTGGAATATACGGCCAATACCTATCCTTGGGGCCAATGCACTTGGGGAGCCAAAGAAGCGGCTCCATGGGTGATGAACTACTGGGGGAATGCTGGTGATTGGGCAGTCAGCGCGGCTGTAGCAGGTTTTGAAGTTGGAACCGTACCCAAGGTTGGCGCCGTCATTGTCTGGACGGATGGAGGCTACGGTCATGTTGGTTATGTGACAGAAGTCCGTGAAGACGGGGCTATCCAAATCGTTGAATCCAACTATGCGGGAACGACTTATCCAGCCAACGTGCGTGGGTGGTTCAATCCCACAACGACAGGCGAAGGAATGGTGAGCTATATCTATCCGCTGGCCTAA
- a CDS encoding replication initiator protein A produces the protein MADITIDQISTQTFYQIPQIFLPSIEKEYGSDGRVKKKIKLTSPYARKLSNDAKLAYGAFYNRCLLSIRSYHQGVKDYVDENGSVFMVYTVEELMEVLDKGKMTVHKIKKELQEIGLLREVSQGANRPNRLYLQNVDANLQEYEHYQADFIPSGRDKGKVVYTHVKTVNLKGEVLFELPKAPEDEDGSPKNGRPTNPEKSTKNGSPENGRPKSGHQGVHNTDGSKIDLSNTELLDNSSRRAGAATPPPNKNKEKYVAPEYYSLLQVIADKYNDRYIYPHGYTLTHNQKMRIGQYLTEGFATSTEVLNMIDHIPHDCDKPLAYLLAMLENLKTERQAEVRRVAHLNAQRFYEGGQA, from the coding sequence ATGGCAGATATTACAATTGATCAAATCAGCACTCAAACCTTTTACCAAATTCCTCAAATCTTTTTACCGAGTATTGAAAAAGAGTATGGTTCTGATGGAAGAGTAAAGAAGAAAATCAAGCTGACCAGCCCTTATGCTAGAAAGCTATCCAATGATGCCAAGCTGGCTTATGGAGCTTTCTATAATCGGTGTTTATTGAGCATTCGTTCATATCATCAGGGAGTTAAAGATTATGTCGATGAGAATGGTTCAGTCTTTATGGTTTATACAGTAGAGGAACTGATGGAGGTATTGGACAAAGGAAAAATGACTGTCCATAAAATCAAGAAGGAGTTACAAGAAATTGGTCTACTACGAGAAGTCAGTCAAGGAGCTAATCGTCCCAACCGCCTCTATCTCCAGAATGTCGATGCCAATCTCCAGGAGTATGAGCATTATCAGGCAGATTTTATTCCCTCAGGAAGAGATAAAGGAAAGGTCGTTTATACCCATGTAAAAACGGTCAATCTGAAAGGAGAAGTCCTCTTTGAACTCCCTAAAGCTCCAGAAGATGAAGATGGGAGTCCAAAAAATGGACGCCCAACAAATCCAGAAAAATCAACGAAAAATGGGAGTCCAGAAAATGGACGTCCAAAATCTGGACATCAGGGCGTCCATAATACGGACGGAAGTAAGATAGATTTAAGTAATACTGAGTTACTAGATAATAGTTCTAGGAGAGCTGGAGCTGCTACACCTCCACCAAATAAAAATAAGGAGAAATACGTAGCACCCGAATATTATTCGCTACTACAGGTGATTGCGGATAAGTACAATGATCGGTATATCTATCCTCACGGTTATACCTTAACCCATAATCAAAAAATGAGAATAGGTCAGTATCTCACAGAAGGCTTTGCGACAAGCACAGAGGTCTTGAATATGATTGACCATATTCCTCATGATTGCGATAAGCCCTTGGCTTATCTACTAGCTATGCTTGAAAACCTCAAAACAGAGAGACAAGCAGAAGTCAGGAGAGTAGCTCACTTAAATGCTCAACGCTTTTATGAGGGAGGTCAAGCATGA
- a CDS encoding extracellular solute-binding protein has translation MKHKLLKSVALLAASTAVLAACSNSSSSSSSSEASKELTVYVDQGYEAYINDVKASFEKENGVTVTVKTGDALTGLDNLSLDNQSGSAPDVMMAPYDRVGSLGAEGQLAEVKLAETSKTDDVTETLVTSGGKVYGSPAVIETLVAYYNKDLVSAAPKTFAELEELAKDSKYAFEGETGKTTAFLADWTNFYYAYGLLSGYGGYVFGENGTDPKDIGLANEGAVKAIEYAKTWYEKWPQGLQDASAAGNLIQTQFTEGKTAVIIDGPWKAAALKEAGVNYGVTTIPTLPNGEAYQAFGGGKAWVIPSGSKNAELAQKFVDHLTATEQQKALYDATNEVPANTEAREYAVSKNDELTTAVIEQFASAQPMPNISEMSTVWEPAANMLFEAVSGKKDAKTAANDAVQLIKDQIAQKYGN, from the coding sequence ATGAAACACAAACTTCTTAAGAGCGTAGCTCTTCTTGCTGCATCCACTGCTGTCTTGGCTGCTTGCTCGAACTCATCAAGTTCTTCAAGCTCATCAGAGGCAAGCAAAGAACTGACAGTCTACGTTGACCAAGGCTATGAGGCTTACATCAACGACGTGAAAGCTTCTTTCGAGAAAGAAAATGGCGTGACTGTTACCGTTAAAACAGGTGATGCTCTTACAGGTCTTGACAACTTGTCACTCGATAACCAATCTGGTTCAGCTCCAGACGTTATGATGGCACCATATGACCGCGTAGGCAGCCTCGGTGCTGAAGGTCAGCTTGCAGAAGTGAAATTGGCTGAAACAAGCAAAACAGATGACGTTACAGAAACTCTTGTAACATCTGGCGGAAAAGTATACGGTTCTCCAGCAGTTATCGAAACCTTGGTAGCTTACTACAACAAAGACCTTGTTTCTGCAGCACCTAAGACATTCGCTGAATTGGAAGAATTGGCTAAAGACAGCAAGTACGCTTTTGAAGGTGAAACTGGTAAAACAACTGCCTTCCTTGCTGACTGGACAAACTTCTACTACGCATACGGACTTCTCTCAGGTTACGGTGGTTATGTATTCGGTGAAAACGGTACAGATCCTAAAGACATCGGTCTTGCAAACGAAGGTGCTGTAAAAGCAATTGAATACGCAAAAACTTGGTATGAAAAATGGCCTCAAGGTCTTCAAGATGCATCTGCTGCAGGTAACTTGATCCAAACTCAATTTACAGAAGGTAAAACAGCAGTTATCATCGACGGCCCATGGAAAGCAGCTGCTTTGAAGGAAGCTGGTGTAAACTACGGTGTAACTACCATCCCAACTCTTCCTAACGGTGAAGCTTACCAAGCCTTCGGTGGTGGTAAAGCATGGGTTATCCCTTCAGGTTCTAAGAACGCTGAATTGGCTCAAAAATTTGTTGACCACTTGACAGCTACTGAACAACAAAAAGCTCTCTACGACGCAACAAACGAAGTGCCTGCTAACACTGAAGCTCGTGAGTACGCTGTAAGCAAGAACGACGAATTGACAACAGCGGTTATCGAGCAGTTCGCATCTGCACAACCAATGCCAAACATCTCTGAAATGAGCACAGTTTGGGAACCGGCTGCTAACATGCTCTTTGAAGCAGTAAGCGGTAAGAAAGATGCTAAAACTGCTGCAAACGATGCTGTTCAGTTGATTAAAGACCAAATCGCTCAAAAATACGGTAACTAA
- a CDS encoding ABC transporter permease produces the protein MKKPIHLYIFVVLSGIASVWRVIGAFSSSPNAAQQLAQQQAVAGVATEAELLAIYEPLLAFQTGIVQKIFGIVLLLLVVGAAVFLLQKKNELASYVYMGYLFGTLLMATYTFIVTRGLFSQFANETIRSIMTGTVLGSYILSVVLFAIYFGLTVFFLLRKPKETPNLTPNATDI, from the coding sequence ATGAAAAAACCAATTCATTTATACATCTTTGTTGTCTTGTCTGGGATTGCAAGCGTATGGCGTGTCATCGGGGCGTTTTCTTCTTCGCCTAATGCTGCTCAGCAACTGGCGCAGCAGCAAGCAGTTGCAGGTGTGGCAACCGAAGCAGAACTTCTTGCCATCTATGAACCCTTGTTGGCTTTCCAGACAGGGATTGTGCAAAAAATCTTTGGTATAGTGTTATTGCTGCTGGTGGTCGGCGCAGCTGTCTTCCTGCTTCAAAAGAAAAATGAACTGGCATCCTATGTTTATATGGGCTATTTGTTTGGTACCTTGCTGATGGCGACCTACACGTTCATTGTAACGCGTGGTCTATTTAGCCAGTTTGCCAATGAAACAATACGCTCTATTATGACTGGTACGGTACTGGGCAGTTACATTTTATCCGTTGTCTTGTTTGCAATCTACTTTGGTCTGACGGTCTTTTTCTTGCTCCGCAAACCAAAAGAAACACCAAATTTGACACCGAATGCAACAGATATTTAA
- a CDS encoding bacteriocin immunity protein produces MDDIINLILVPTLTSEEREILVEYKDKLLLEPQKEANHMAGLAEELRQLAVRNLAQERTLSPEVGAFYQQIATVGQFDRNLASGLLSVGVHFNTAP; encoded by the coding sequence ATAGATGACATCATCAATCTGATTTTAGTTCCAACATTGACTTCAGAGGAACGAGAAATATTGGTCGAGTATAAGGACAAGCTGCTGCTCGAACCTCAAAAGGAAGCCAATCATATGGCAGGCTTGGCTGAAGAACTTCGGCAGCTCGCTGTACGCAACCTTGCTCAGGAAAGAACCCTATCACCTGAAGTGGGCGCCTTCTATCAACAAATAGCCACAGTTGGTCAATTTGATAGAAATCTTGCCAGTGGCTTGCTTTCGGTTGGCGTCCATTTCAATACTGCTCCATGA